One window of the Planctomycetia bacterium genome contains the following:
- a CDS encoding HTH domain-containing protein has protein sequence MMKPKKRPETDRRVRQSERLARVIRVYQLINSRNGPWNPKTIAKEICCSERTVYRDLQVLSMAGVPWFFDDICDTYRVTPGFKFPGLPSEPESVPSTSSASASLINEARTASKQLLASAERASQVLLTLTKLLEQTDKRK, from the coding sequence GTGATGAAACCCAAGAAGCGGCCTGAAACAGATCGGCGTGTCCGTCAATCCGAGCGTCTGGCTCGCGTGATTCGCGTCTACCAACTCATCAACAGCAGAAACGGCCCCTGGAACCCCAAGACCATTGCCAAGGAAATCTGCTGTTCCGAGCGTACTGTCTATCGCGATCTTCAAGTCCTCTCAATGGCCGGAGTGCCGTGGTTCTTCGACGACATCTGTGATACCTACCGGGTAACTCCAGGCTTCAAGTTCCCAGGCCTGCCATCAGAACCCGAGAGTGTTCCATCAACTTCATCTGCTAGTGCATCCCTGATCAACGAAGCACGTACAGCTTCCAAGCAACTACTGGCCAGTGCCGAGCGAGCTTCCCAGGTGCTGCTGACTCTGACCAAACTCCTTGAGCAAACAGACAAGAGGAAATAA
- a CDS encoding 7-cyano-7-deazaguanine synthase: MSRPRLFVCNGVSLPQSDPLRAGRHVVPLATRGRKTNVNLKIENVTDAFSRQVNDRLQDLLEIATFVYVADSATERSGKWQADESQEPWERDLRFVIPVRDLDFWTKTTVSDLLSETLSFLSNDEYNFDFRPMPSRIAQQEYFDSIDDHNWPLNDVDRVILFSGGLDSLAGAVQTAGEGKNLLLVSHRPVTTQGSRQRELFTQLKAAFPQVKMVHIPVEINKNQNLKGDYFQRTRSFLFSALGAVVASTVGAGGIRFFENGVVSLNLPVAGETIGARASRTTHPISLHLFSKLFELVLGRQVAVDNPFIHLTKGEVLDKIVQCGRQHLISYTCSCAHQGYGQTRLSLHCGTCSQCIDRRFAILSRKLNEFDPERDYRTDVFCGQRGEGYQQNMAVNYVAHADALHQMTPDQIAAAYNMELSRAVRHAQRRDDEAQCLIDMYKRHAKSVCDVLEEQIKREAKQFVNGGLPVTSLLRLVTSGEHHRPSWIKFADRIGKVLQAGLPTACRKQKPKTEPDLQPICDGLLRGADEALQREYPYMQWAWGMTKPDWSSEPHRLWVELKYVRRTASAASIGEAIAADITRYGDNGQRVLFLVYDPDHLIPDDAQFKGQINREGVHTIIIR; encoded by the coding sequence ATGAGCCGTCCTCGCTTGTTCGTCTGTAATGGTGTAAGCCTTCCCCAGTCGGACCCCTTACGGGCCGGAAGACACGTCGTACCGCTTGCCACTCGTGGCCGGAAGACCAACGTCAACCTCAAGATCGAGAACGTGACCGACGCATTCAGTCGTCAGGTGAACGATCGCCTCCAAGACCTTCTTGAGATCGCCACTTTCGTGTACGTCGCAGACTCTGCCACAGAACGGAGCGGCAAGTGGCAAGCCGACGAGTCTCAGGAGCCATGGGAACGTGATCTCCGTTTTGTCATTCCGGTCCGCGACCTCGATTTTTGGACCAAGACGACTGTCTCCGATCTGTTGTCCGAGACCCTTAGCTTCCTGTCGAACGACGAGTACAACTTCGACTTTCGGCCCATGCCCAGTCGGATCGCACAGCAAGAGTACTTTGACTCAATAGATGACCATAACTGGCCACTAAACGACGTTGATCGAGTCATCCTATTCTCCGGCGGTCTCGACTCCTTGGCCGGAGCCGTTCAGACAGCTGGCGAGGGCAAGAACCTGCTGTTGGTGAGCCACAGGCCGGTGACCACACAAGGAAGCCGACAGAGAGAGTTGTTCACCCAGCTGAAGGCAGCCTTTCCGCAGGTGAAGATGGTACACATCCCGGTGGAGATTAATAAGAATCAGAACCTGAAGGGCGACTACTTCCAGCGTACACGATCATTCCTTTTCTCTGCCCTCGGTGCTGTCGTCGCCTCCACAGTAGGGGCAGGCGGCATCCGGTTCTTCGAAAACGGTGTCGTAAGCCTAAACCTACCCGTGGCAGGCGAAACCATTGGGGCCCGAGCATCACGGACTACACACCCGATCTCGCTGCACCTCTTCTCGAAACTATTCGAGCTAGTACTTGGCCGTCAGGTGGCGGTGGACAACCCGTTCATCCACCTGACGAAGGGTGAGGTCCTTGACAAGATCGTCCAGTGCGGACGGCAGCATCTTATCAGCTATACCTGCTCATGTGCTCATCAGGGCTATGGTCAAACCCGGCTCAGCCTGCATTGCGGCACCTGCAGTCAGTGTATTGATCGACGATTCGCCATATTGTCTCGCAAGTTAAACGAGTTCGACCCCGAGCGAGATTACAGGACAGATGTGTTCTGCGGGCAGCGAGGGGAGGGATACCAACAAAACATGGCGGTCAACTATGTCGCCCACGCTGACGCTCTACACCAGATGACCCCTGACCAGATCGCCGCCGCGTACAACATGGAGCTTTCGCGAGCAGTACGCCACGCTCAGCGTCGGGACGACGAGGCACAGTGCCTCATCGACATGTACAAGAGGCACGCGAAATCGGTGTGCGACGTCCTGGAAGAGCAGATCAAGAGGGAAGCCAAACAGTTCGTGAATGGCGGATTACCGGTCACCAGCCTGTTACGTCTAGTCACTAGTGGGGAGCACCATCGCCCCTCGTGGATCAAGTTCGCAGACCGCATAGGAAAGGTGCTACAAGCTGGACTGCCGACCGCATGTCGCAAGCAGAAGCCGAAAACCGAGCCCGACCTGCAACCCATTTGTGATGGCTTACTGAGAGGAGCCGACGAAGCCCTCCAAAGGGAATACCCCTACATGCAATGGGCGTGGGGGATGACTAAGCCCGACTGGTCTTCCGAACCACATCGCCTATGGGTGGAGCTCAAATACGTTCGGAGAACCGCGAGTGCAGCATCCATTGGCGAAGCCATCGCTGCTGACATTACCCGCTATGGTGACAACGGTCAGCGGGTGCTATTCCTGGTGTACGACCCCGATCATCTCATCCCCGATGACGCCCAATTCAAGGGACAGATCAACCGCGAAGGCGTACATACCATCATCATCCGTTGA
- a CDS encoding abortive infection family protein — protein MTTTDLLQKIERLKLILVQRATGEGEQPEEYVKLRRELLNESKAKDKLPGFLSFCTTMAEFWSHIKGSFPSYQERRDYLRDQFFPVINKLESESTSPADQAITSVLTKVDSEHVREAWQKALERRESDPDGAITSARTLIEAVCKHVLDNTNVTYQDDWHLNDLYKETAKQLKLSPSQHIEDIFKQILSGCHSVIQGMAGLRNRLSDAHGKGKTGSKPKSRHAELAVNLAGTMATFLIATWEARSEQST, from the coding sequence ATGACGACAACGGATCTCCTACAAAAGATCGAACGGCTCAAGCTCATTTTGGTCCAGCGAGCCACAGGCGAAGGCGAACAGCCCGAAGAGTATGTCAAGCTGCGACGTGAGTTGCTGAACGAGTCCAAAGCCAAGGACAAACTCCCAGGCTTCCTCTCGTTCTGCACCACCATGGCTGAGTTCTGGAGCCACATCAAAGGGTCCTTTCCTTCTTACCAAGAACGCAGGGACTACCTGAGGGACCAGTTCTTTCCGGTCATCAACAAGCTCGAATCAGAGAGTACATCCCCCGCTGACCAAGCAATCACCTCAGTGCTCACCAAGGTCGACTCCGAGCATGTACGAGAAGCATGGCAAAAAGCCTTAGAGCGTCGCGAGTCCGATCCTGATGGAGCGATCACCTCAGCACGAACCCTCATCGAAGCCGTCTGTAAGCACGTTCTCGATAACACGAACGTCACGTACCAAGACGACTGGCATCTGAACGACCTCTACAAGGAAACGGCGAAGCAACTCAAGCTCTCTCCGAGCCAACACATCGAGGATATCTTCAAACAGATCCTCAGCGGATGCCACAGCGTGATCCAGGGAATGGCCGGACTCCGTAACCGACTCAGCGATGCTCACGGCAAGGGGAAGACCGGGAGTAAACCAAAGTCTCGACACGCAGAACTCGCGGTGAACCTGGCAGGCACGATGGCGACCTTTCTTATCGCGACATGGGAAGCACGAAGCGAGCAGTCAACATAG
- a CDS encoding DUF932 domain-containing protein, translated as MSHNLATTNDKPAMMYTGEVPWHQLGTKLDKPPTAKEAIQAAGLNYQVDLVRIATLVGQPVDQRRATVRDDTKQVLGIVGNSYIPVQNHQAFGFLDAVVAEGNLQYHTAGALGKGERIWLLAELPNQIRIKQSDETVDKFLLLTNSHDGSSALRVYFTPIRVVCQNTLNLAETKSMGQGVSIRHMGNLHAKIKEAQRVLGLAHCFYDDAEAKINFLADHYPTKAQAENYFKLLYPDPATGDSTRTNNIRTELMRLFEQGIGHDQQAIRGTTWAAYNAVTEWVDHHRPTRNALPELRANNRLKSAWFGSGAKLKAKAWESALELATIG; from the coding sequence TTGTCCCACAACCTCGCCACCACCAACGACAAACCAGCCATGATGTACACGGGCGAAGTCCCCTGGCATCAACTCGGCACCAAGCTCGACAAGCCACCCACTGCCAAAGAAGCCATTCAAGCAGCAGGCCTGAACTACCAGGTCGACCTCGTACGCATCGCCACGCTGGTAGGACAACCAGTCGACCAACGACGTGCTACTGTGAGAGACGACACCAAGCAAGTCCTGGGCATCGTCGGCAACAGTTACATTCCAGTCCAGAACCACCAGGCCTTCGGGTTTCTCGACGCCGTCGTCGCAGAAGGCAATCTCCAGTATCACACCGCCGGGGCACTGGGCAAGGGCGAACGAATCTGGCTCCTGGCTGAACTGCCCAACCAGATCAGGATCAAACAAAGCGACGAGACCGTCGACAAGTTCCTGCTCCTGACCAACTCTCATGACGGCTCATCGGCACTTCGGGTCTACTTCACACCGATCCGTGTAGTCTGCCAGAACACCTTAAACCTGGCTGAGACCAAGTCCATGGGCCAAGGTGTCTCCATCCGTCACATGGGCAACCTGCACGCGAAGATCAAGGAAGCCCAACGAGTCCTCGGATTGGCCCACTGTTTCTACGACGACGCCGAGGCCAAGATCAACTTCCTGGCCGACCATTACCCTACCAAGGCCCAGGCCGAGAACTACTTCAAGCTCTTGTATCCCGATCCCGCTACCGGTGACAGCACACGGACAAACAACATCCGCACCGAACTGATGCGGTTGTTCGAGCAGGGCATCGGGCACGATCAGCAAGCAATTCGAGGTACGACCTGGGCTGCCTACAACGCTGTCACCGAATGGGTGGATCATCACCGACCCACCCGCAACGCCCTACCTGAACTGCGAGCGAACAATCGACTCAAGTCTGCTTGGTTCGGATCAGGGGCCAAGCTGAAAGCCAAGGCATGGGAATCTGCCCTCGAACTGGCAACCATAGGTTAA
- a CDS encoding PD-(D/E)XK nuclease family protein — translation MSRPHWSYSQIACFQRCPLQYYFRYIAGIPRTTIPANMVLGTAVHAGLATYHRAIMHEHEIPFSKVETTYLDSWQTQADNNLIEYTPKHTREELQELGLTLLRQYAAEEPPTNVRSVEKPLYVPLQTSTGYILEKPLLTIADLITDSDDGLVVNEFKTSSRTYSNMEVEQSLQASCYIHAGEDTWALPTSVRFIIFVKTKQPKIQRLDTIRDANNSTRVGDIVQGIERAIRVDAFYPNESPMNCTSCSYRQPCREWGKQEATKLELLQFSTNGCH, via the coding sequence ATGAGCCGACCGCACTGGTCTTACTCACAAATCGCTTGTTTCCAGCGATGCCCACTCCAGTACTACTTTCGATACATCGCAGGCATTCCACGAACTACGATCCCTGCCAACATGGTGCTGGGAACAGCAGTCCACGCCGGGTTGGCCACGTATCACCGTGCCATCATGCACGAGCATGAGATTCCGTTCTCCAAAGTGGAAACCACCTACCTCGACAGCTGGCAAACCCAGGCTGACAACAACCTCATCGAATACACACCCAAGCACACACGAGAGGAACTTCAAGAACTGGGGCTGACACTGCTTCGTCAGTATGCAGCCGAAGAGCCACCGACGAACGTCCGATCTGTCGAGAAGCCTCTCTACGTTCCCCTCCAGACAAGCACTGGCTACATCCTCGAAAAACCACTCCTCACCATCGCTGATCTCATCACCGATTCGGATGATGGGCTCGTCGTCAACGAGTTCAAGACCAGTTCACGAACTTACAGCAACATGGAAGTCGAGCAGTCGCTCCAAGCAAGTTGCTACATCCACGCAGGGGAGGATACCTGGGCCCTGCCAACCTCAGTTCGGTTCATCATCTTCGTCAAAACCAAACAGCCGAAGATTCAAAGATTGGATACTATCCGTGATGCCAACAATTCCACTCGCGTGGGCGACATCGTCCAAGGCATCGAGCGAGCCATCCGGGTTGATGCTTTCTATCCCAACGAATCGCCGATGAACTGTACCAGTTGTAGCTACCGCCAGCCGTGCCGGGAGTGGGGTAAACAAGAAGCTACCAAGCTCGAACTGCTCCAGTTCAGCACCAACGGATGCCACTGA
- a CDS encoding restriction endonuclease subunit S → MSQWPTVPLGEVITHRKEFIQINELETYKRCRVQLHAQGVVLRDQVAGTEIKTKKQQVCRAEEFLVAEIDAKLGGYGIVPPDLEGAIVSSHYFLFGINEDKIDRRFLGYYVRTPAFHKQVAAQGSTNYAAIRPSHVLSYSIPLPTLTEQRRLVERIDALATKIEEAKGLRCKASHATGWLVETALDSIFEKAAANQRWPRVPLRDAATINRGKFAHRPRNEPRFYGGDIPFIQIGEISASRQYIRQFSQTLNEQGLHISRKFPKGTVVIAITGATIGVTGILDFDSCFPDSIVGIQPKQGVSTSEYIYWAVEYEKHKALSQATQTTQPNINLQKLDSLTIPLPTEVDQRKFVEHIGTIRSKSDALKDHQREIQTELNAMLPAILDRAFRGEL, encoded by the coding sequence ATGAGCCAATGGCCCACAGTGCCACTAGGGGAAGTGATCACGCACAGGAAGGAGTTCATCCAGATCAACGAGCTGGAAACTTACAAACGATGCCGTGTTCAACTTCACGCTCAGGGTGTCGTCCTTCGTGATCAGGTCGCAGGAACTGAGATCAAGACCAAGAAGCAGCAGGTCTGCCGGGCTGAGGAGTTCCTGGTAGCCGAAATCGACGCCAAACTTGGCGGGTACGGTATTGTGCCACCTGACCTTGAGGGAGCCATCGTCAGCAGCCACTACTTCCTCTTTGGGATCAACGAGGACAAGATCGACCGACGCTTCCTTGGCTACTACGTTCGTACACCTGCCTTTCACAAACAGGTAGCGGCACAAGGGTCAACTAACTACGCAGCTATTCGACCTAGTCATGTGCTTAGTTACTCAATCCCACTGCCAACCCTAACCGAACAACGCCGATTGGTCGAACGCATCGACGCCCTGGCTACCAAGATCGAGGAGGCGAAGGGGCTACGGTGTAAAGCATCGCATGCAACAGGGTGGTTAGTCGAGACTGCCCTTGATAGTATTTTCGAGAAAGCAGCGGCCAACCAGCGTTGGCCGAGAGTGCCTCTACGAGATGCAGCTACCATCAATCGAGGGAAGTTCGCTCATAGACCTCGAAATGAGCCTCGCTTCTATGGAGGCGACATCCCGTTTATTCAGATCGGTGAAATATCCGCCTCACGGCAGTACATCCGTCAGTTCAGCCAAACTCTAAACGAACAGGGACTCCATATCAGCCGTAAGTTCCCAAAAGGGACAGTAGTCATCGCGATCACAGGAGCCACGATAGGCGTCACCGGTATCCTTGACTTCGATTCCTGCTTTCCAGACAGCATCGTTGGTATTCAACCGAAGCAAGGCGTGTCGACGAGTGAGTACATCTATTGGGCCGTCGAGTACGAGAAGCATAAAGCCCTTTCTCAAGCTACACAGACCACGCAACCCAACATCAACCTTCAAAAGCTTGACTCCCTCACCATTCCCTTACCTACCGAAGTCGATCAAAGGAAGTTTGTAGAGCACATAGGGACAATCCGATCAAAATCCGATGCTCTCAAAGACCATCAACGAGAGATCCAAACTGAGCTCAACGCCATGCTCCCGGCTATCCTTGACCGTGCCTTCCGGGGAGAGCTGTGA